In Pseudomonas nunensis, a single window of DNA contains:
- a CDS encoding SGNH/GDSL hydrolase family protein produces the protein MFAVDEVRPAPASVIEVGDARERFAQWREGKAGKVLAISVIGDSYSAGQDFYLNKLVQRLTHEAGFAGPGYVGFNHGAALGGTHYKYTRGSEKFFGGDWDVSGLGQASPDSRTITGQPGAYLEIDARPTASVDTSIAQAKLLYLGDGKASEVRYRWTASDSWHSLQLGGSGVQEVPLPGAADTADWAFRLEVVKGAPTLFGLWLSNREGGVRVSKLAASGAASADFYHSDAQWQTQWKAVVSKIPADIYLIMLGGNDQGFGVKPEQYLANIQGLVRMVREIHPAASINLILRQDTTRSSAYPMSAYAQVLEPWAHKEHLGYANMQCAFGADVKRYALGGPAPMIGPDRIHPIPGAGGRVIADYLYRLIVGGNKAVSPQDTCGSGLAREGGVSANIDGD, from the coding sequence ATGTTTGCAGTTGATGAAGTGCGTCCCGCACCGGCTTCGGTGATCGAAGTGGGTGACGCTCGCGAACGCTTTGCGCAATGGCGCGAAGGCAAGGCGGGGAAGGTGTTGGCCATCTCGGTGATTGGCGACAGCTACAGCGCCGGGCAGGATTTTTACCTGAACAAGCTCGTCCAGCGGCTCACCCACGAGGCGGGTTTCGCCGGGCCGGGTTATGTCGGTTTCAACCATGGCGCGGCGCTTGGCGGCACTCACTACAAATACACCCGTGGCAGTGAAAAGTTTTTCGGCGGTGACTGGGACGTGTCCGGTCTTGGCCAGGCCAGTCCTGACAGCCGCACGATTACCGGCCAGCCCGGCGCTTATCTGGAGATCGATGCGCGCCCGACAGCCAGCGTTGACACGTCCATCGCCCAGGCGAAGTTGCTGTATCTCGGGGATGGGAAAGCCAGTGAGGTGCGCTACCGCTGGACGGCTTCAGACTCGTGGCATTCATTGCAGCTTGGCGGTTCGGGTGTCCAGGAGGTGCCGCTGCCTGGTGCGGCTGACACGGCTGATTGGGCGTTTCGACTCGAAGTGGTCAAAGGCGCGCCCACCCTGTTCGGCTTGTGGCTGAGCAATCGCGAGGGCGGCGTCAGGGTCTCCAAACTCGCAGCTTCCGGCGCGGCCTCCGCAGATTTTTATCACAGCGATGCCCAGTGGCAGACGCAATGGAAAGCCGTGGTGTCGAAGATTCCGGCGGACATTTACCTGATCATGCTGGGCGGTAATGACCAGGGCTTCGGCGTGAAACCCGAACAGTATCTGGCAAACATTCAAGGGCTGGTGCGGATGGTGCGCGAGATTCATCCGGCCGCGAGCATCAACCTGATCCTGCGCCAGGACACCACACGCTCAAGTGCCTATCCGATGTCGGCTTATGCGCAGGTGCTGGAGCCTTGGGCGCACAAGGAACATCTGGGTTACGCCAATATGCAATGTGCGTTCGGTGCCGACGTCAAACGCTATGCCTTGGGCGGACCTGCGCCGATGATCGGCCCGGACCGGATTCACCCGATCCCGGGAGCGGGAGGGCGGGTGATTGCGGATTATCTCTATCGTCTGATCGTTGGCGGGAATAAAGCGGTCTCGCCGCAGGACACCTGTGGGAGCGGGCTTGCTCGCGAAGGCGGCGTGTCAGCCAACATTGATGGTGACTGA